The Megalobrama amblycephala isolate DHTTF-2021 linkage group LG20, ASM1881202v1, whole genome shotgun sequence genome includes a window with the following:
- the fbxl15 gene encoding F-box/LRR-repeat protein 15 has protein sequence MINKVRGSEGSISMDQNPDERVQNHRCQLLDLPWEDVLVTHVFCYLPLRHMVSLQRVSKSFRSLVQVYLANCRKFDPAQTGPHIPKEAFCSMLRHNQVLHHLCVTNCSDWITDKELLPVIGQNQHLLRVDMRSCVHLSRHALVAVSLSCPRLQHLSLAHCEWVDSLALRSLADHCSDLRSLDVTACRQLKDEVVCYVAGKCPALRSLSVAVNANITDIAVEEVAKKCRELEKLDLTGCLRVRNEAIRTLAEYCPKLQSLKVNHCHNVTESSLGVLRRRNVEIDVEPPLQRALVLLQDVVGFAPFINLQI, from the exons GTGTCAGCTGCTGGACCTTCCCTGGGAGGATGTGTTAGTTACACACGTGTTCTGCTACCTGCCGCTGCGTCACATGGTCAGCCTGCAGCGCGTCAGCAAGAGCTTTCGTTCTCTCGTTCAGGTGTACCTGGCCAACTGCCGTAAGTTTGACCCTGCACAG ACGGGGCCTCACATTCCTAAAGAAGCCTTCTGCTCCATGCTTCGCCACAATCAAGTTCTCCACCATCTCTGCGTTACCAACTGCTCCGATTGGATCACTGACAAAGAGCTGCTGCCCGTGATTGGTCAGAACCAGCACCTGCTGCGCGTGGACATGCGTAGCTGTGTGCATCTGAGCCGTCACGCGCTGGTGGCGGTGTCTCTGAGCTGTCCGCGCCTGCAGCACCTGAGCCTGGCGCACTGCGAGTGGGTGGACAGCCTGGCGCTGCGCAGCCTGGCGGATCACTGCTCGGACCTGCGCTCGCTGGATGTGACCGCCTGCAGACAGCTGAAGGACGAGGTCGTGTGCTATGTGGCGGGGAAGTGCCCGGCGTTGCGGTCGCTCTCAGTGGCTGTTAATGCCAACATCACGGACATAGCGGTGGAGGAAGTGGCGAAGAAGTGCAGAGAGCTGGAGAAGCTGGACCTCACGGGGTGCCTGCGAGTACGAAACGAAGCtatcag GACGTTAGCGGAGTACTGCCCCAAGCTGCAGTCTCTCAAAGTGAACCACTGTCACAACGTAACCGAGTCCAGTCTGGGTGTCCTGCGCCGGCGTAATGTGGAGATCGATGTGGAGCCTCCCCTGCAGAGGGCGCTAGTGCTGCTGCAGGACGTCGTGGGATTCGCTCCGTTTATTAATCTGCAGATTTAG